In Actinoplanes sp. NBC_00393, a single genomic region encodes these proteins:
- a CDS encoding bacterial proteasome activator family protein: MTDDTRTTEQKEDGSVIVVGPDGRPMGTVEQDGTLTPEEPGNLIEQPAKVMRIGSMIKQLLEEVRAAPLDEASRGRLREIHQRSITELEDGLAPELREELERLSLPFEGETPPSEAELRIAQAQLVGWLEGLFHGIQAALVAQQMAARLQLEQMRGGVPGRPALPMGAGGIIGGKQGDIQGRTGQYL, from the coding sequence ATGACCGACGACACCCGCACCACTGAGCAGAAGGAAGACGGCTCCGTCATCGTCGTGGGCCCTGACGGCCGCCCGATGGGCACGGTCGAGCAGGACGGCACGCTCACCCCGGAGGAGCCGGGCAATCTCATCGAGCAGCCGGCGAAGGTCATGCGCATCGGCAGCATGATCAAGCAGCTCCTCGAAGAGGTGCGGGCCGCGCCGCTGGACGAGGCGAGCCGGGGCCGGCTGCGGGAGATCCACCAGCGGTCGATCACCGAGCTGGAGGACGGCCTGGCACCGGAGCTCCGCGAGGAACTCGAGCGCCTCTCCCTCCCGTTCGAGGGCGAGACCCCGCCCAGCGAGGCCGAACTGCGGATCGCCCAGGCCCAGCTGGTCGGCTGGCTCGAGGGGCTCTTCCACGGCATCCAGGCCGCACTGGTCGCCCAGCAGATGGCCGCCCGCCTCCAGCTGGAGCAGATGCGCGGCGGCGTTCCGGGCCGCCCGGCCCTCCCGATGGGCGCCGGCGGCATCATCGGTGGCAAGCAGGGCGACATCCAGGGCCGCACCGGCCAGTACCTCTGA
- a CDS encoding PAS domain-containing protein, producing the protein MAHVELSLSGAFVPQARTPAEAEFVTSVERWASTVAVADEPCLIIDGSGSILAVSPSCSELLGLGKPTEALGQRLSSALHLIDFTAGAGRLEEPEAEKIPPLLALSSERLARGLMRVVPGIGEAPLTVDAVSTPLLSGDRVAGSLTFLSPVRY; encoded by the coding sequence GTGGCGCATGTAGAGCTCTCCCTCTCGGGAGCGTTCGTCCCCCAAGCGCGGACACCAGCCGAGGCCGAGTTCGTCACCAGCGTGGAGCGCTGGGCGTCGACGGTGGCAGTTGCCGACGAGCCGTGCCTGATCATCGACGGCAGCGGCTCGATTCTTGCCGTCTCACCGTCGTGCAGTGAGCTGCTCGGGCTGGGCAAGCCCACCGAGGCACTCGGCCAACGGCTCTCGTCAGCACTGCACCTGATCGACTTCACCGCCGGTGCGGGCCGGCTCGAGGAGCCCGAGGCGGAGAAGATACCGCCCCTGCTCGCGCTGAGCAGCGAGCGGCTGGCCCGCGGGCTGATGCGGGTCGTTCCGGGCATCGGCGAGGCGCCGCTCACGGTGGACGCGGTCTCGACACCCCTGCTCTCCGGCGACCGGGTGGCCGGTTCGCTGACCTTCCTGTCCCCGGTACGGTACTGA
- the serS gene encoding serine--tRNA ligase translates to MIDLRLLREDPELIRASQRLRGESTERVDELLRADEERRAATQRFEAVRAEQKSIGKEVAKASGDERAALLARTKELSAEVKSAEAATTEAEQELRRAHLAVSNVVENGAPPGGEDDFVVLRTVGDIPAIDSPKDHLELGQGLRAIDTERGAKVSGSRFYFLTGVGALLQLGLLQLAIQQAVEHGFTPSITPTLVRPESMEGTGFLGAHASEIYRLEADDLYLVGTSEVPLAAYHSNEIIDLSQGPERFAGWSTCYRREAGSHGKDVRGILRVHQFDKVEMFSFCRPEEALAEHQRLLAMEEEMLAKVEIPYRVIDVAAGDLGSSAARKYDCEAWVPSQGRYREVTSTSNCTTFQARRLNIRYRDADGKPQIAATLNGTLATTRWLIPILENHQQPDGSVRVPKALQPFLGGRDVLEPVR, encoded by the coding sequence GTGATTGACCTGCGTCTGCTTCGCGAAGACCCCGAACTGATCCGCGCCAGCCAGCGACTGCGCGGCGAGTCCACCGAGCGGGTGGACGAGCTGCTGCGCGCCGACGAGGAGCGCCGGGCCGCTACGCAGCGGTTCGAGGCGGTCCGGGCGGAGCAGAAGTCCATCGGCAAAGAGGTGGCGAAGGCCTCCGGGGACGAGCGGGCGGCGCTGCTGGCGCGGACCAAGGAGCTGTCCGCCGAGGTGAAGTCGGCCGAGGCCGCCACCACCGAGGCCGAGCAGGAGCTGCGCCGCGCCCACCTCGCCGTGTCGAACGTGGTGGAGAACGGCGCTCCCCCCGGCGGTGAGGACGACTTCGTCGTTCTGCGCACCGTCGGGGACATCCCGGCCATCGACTCGCCGAAGGATCATCTGGAGCTCGGTCAGGGGCTGCGCGCCATCGACACCGAGCGCGGGGCGAAGGTGTCCGGGTCGCGGTTCTACTTCCTCACCGGTGTCGGCGCGCTGCTCCAGCTCGGGCTGCTCCAGCTGGCCATCCAGCAGGCGGTGGAGCACGGGTTCACCCCGTCGATCACGCCGACCCTGGTCCGGCCGGAGTCGATGGAGGGCACCGGCTTCCTCGGCGCGCACGCCAGCGAGATCTACCGGCTCGAGGCCGACGATCTTTACCTGGTCGGCACGTCGGAGGTGCCACTCGCGGCGTACCACTCGAACGAGATCATCGACCTTTCGCAGGGGCCGGAGCGGTTCGCCGGCTGGTCGACCTGTTACCGGCGGGAGGCCGGCTCGCACGGCAAGGACGTGCGCGGCATCCTGCGGGTGCACCAGTTCGACAAGGTCGAGATGTTCTCGTTCTGCCGCCCGGAGGAGGCCCTGGCCGAGCACCAGCGCCTGCTCGCGATGGAGGAGGAGATGCTGGCCAAGGTCGAGATTCCGTACCGGGTGATCGACGTGGCGGCCGGTGACCTCGGTTCCAGCGCGGCCCGGAAGTACGACTGCGAGGCCTGGGTGCCGTCGCAGGGGCGGTACCGCGAGGTCACCTCGACGTCGAACTGCACGACGTTCCAGGCCCGCCGGCTCAACATCCGCTACCGCGACGCGGACGGCAAGCCGCAGATCGCCGCCACGCTGAACGGGACGTTGGCCACCACCCGGTGGCTGATCCCGATCCTGGAGAACCACCAGCAGCCGGACGGCTCGGTGCGCGTGCCGAAGGCTCTGCAGCCGTTCCTCGGCGGCCGGGACGTGCTCGAACCCGTTCGTTGA
- a CDS encoding Lrp/AsnC family transcriptional regulator, producing MQMDAVDQRIIAHLVADARASYAEIGAKVSLSAPAVKRRVDRLRANGVIKGFTAVIEPSAVGWTTEAFVELFCTGRTTPAQITVATRRHPEVVGAYTVSGQADALVHLRAADIGHLEQALERLRAEPFVTSTRSMVVLSRLVETPTAVPF from the coding sequence TTGCAGATGGACGCCGTGGACCAGCGAATCATTGCGCATCTGGTGGCCGACGCTCGCGCTTCGTACGCCGAGATCGGCGCCAAGGTCTCGCTGTCCGCCCCCGCCGTGAAGAGACGTGTCGATCGCTTGCGCGCCAACGGCGTGATCAAGGGATTCACCGCGGTCATCGAGCCGTCCGCGGTCGGCTGGACCACCGAGGCGTTCGTGGAGCTGTTCTGCACCGGGCGCACCACGCCGGCCCAGATCACCGTGGCCACCCGGCGCCACCCCGAGGTGGTGGGCGCCTACACGGTCTCCGGGCAGGCGGACGCGCTCGTGCACCTGCGGGCCGCCGACATCGGGCACCTGGAGCAGGCGCTGGAGCGGCTGCGCGCCGAGCCGTTCGTGACCTCGACGCGCAGCATGGTGGTGCTGTCCCGGCTCGTGGAGACGCCGACCGCAGTGCCGTTCTAG
- a CDS encoding DUF6457 domain-containing protein has translation MNELDAWIAAAGAELGVSPDEVPAKELLDVARDVAHNVLRPGAPVTAYLMGLAVGRGLAPAEAAAKISALALAWPDRKA, from the coding sequence ATGAACGAGTTGGACGCGTGGATCGCCGCGGCCGGGGCCGAGCTGGGCGTCTCGCCGGACGAGGTGCCGGCGAAGGAGTTGCTCGACGTGGCCCGCGATGTGGCGCACAACGTCCTGCGGCCCGGGGCGCCGGTCACGGCGTACCTGATGGGGCTGGCTGTGGGGCGTGGTCTCGCCCCCGCGGAGGCCGCCGCGAAAATCAGCGCCCTGGCCCTGGCATGGCCTGATCGCAAAGCCTGA
- a CDS encoding HAD family hydrolase yields the protein MLKPGLPKLIATDLDGTLVRSDDTVSAYTHEVLDRVRAAGIRIVAATGRGPRLTSLTRNDIRVADYLVLAQGGWVLDQAEARYLRQSRLPGPVLGEVLGALESATGPLSVMFEALDHDDAPLWGDYDPTWRYPVTVESRTRSECLTGDVIKAFARSFELGVDDLLAVARRVVPPDVATVTQAGLDYVEICPAGVDKGTGLAVVAEAVGVDPADVLVFGDMPNDLPMFGWAGWGRVAVANAHPELLAVADTVTLANDEDGVAVFLDRLLSR from the coding sequence ATGCTCAAGCCTGGGCTCCCCAAGCTGATCGCCACCGACCTGGACGGGACACTGGTTCGCAGCGATGACACCGTGTCCGCGTACACCCATGAGGTGCTCGACCGGGTCCGCGCCGCCGGCATCCGGATCGTCGCCGCCACCGGCCGCGGTCCGCGTCTGACCTCGCTCACCCGCAACGACATCCGGGTCGCCGACTATCTGGTGCTGGCCCAGGGCGGATGGGTGCTCGACCAGGCCGAGGCCCGCTACCTGCGGCAGTCCCGGCTTCCCGGCCCGGTGCTGGGTGAGGTGCTCGGTGCGCTGGAGTCGGCGACCGGGCCGCTGTCGGTGATGTTCGAGGCGCTCGATCACGATGATGCGCCGCTCTGGGGCGATTACGACCCGACCTGGCGCTATCCGGTCACCGTCGAGTCGCGGACCCGGTCCGAGTGCCTGACCGGCGACGTGATCAAAGCGTTCGCCCGCTCGTTCGAGCTCGGCGTCGACGACCTGCTCGCGGTGGCCCGCCGGGTCGTGCCGCCGGATGTGGCGACCGTTACCCAGGCCGGCCTCGACTACGTGGAGATCTGCCCGGCGGGTGTGGACAAGGGCACCGGCCTCGCGGTGGTCGCCGAGGCGGTCGGGGTGGATCCCGCGGACGTGCTGGTCTTCGGTGACATGCCCAACGACCTGCCGATGTTCGGCTGGGCGGGCTGGGGCCGGGTGGCCGTGGCGAACGCTCATCCGGAGCTGCTGGCGGTCGCTGACACGGTGACGCTCGCCAATGACGAGGACGGGGTGGCCGTGTTCCTGGACCGGCTATTGTCGAGGTGA
- a CDS encoding OsmC family protein gives MPIRTASARWEGNLTEGSGTVKTGKGGYQGNYSFKSRFEEGEGTNPEELIAAAHAGCFSMAFSKGLADAGFTPTSVETTAKVHLDKGDAGFGVTRIDLETVGDVPGIDDAKFQELAEGAKENCPISKLLKPGAEISLNAKLA, from the coding sequence ATGCCTATTCGTACTGCTTCGGCTCGCTGGGAAGGGAACCTCACCGAGGGTTCCGGCACTGTCAAGACCGGTAAGGGTGGCTACCAGGGGAACTACTCGTTCAAGTCGCGCTTCGAGGAGGGCGAGGGGACGAACCCCGAGGAGTTGATCGCCGCCGCGCACGCCGGCTGCTTCTCGATGGCCTTCTCGAAGGGCCTGGCCGACGCGGGCTTCACGCCCACCTCGGTCGAGACCACCGCGAAGGTGCACCTGGACAAGGGCGACGCCGGTTTCGGTGTCACCCGCATCGACCTGGAGACCGTCGGCGACGTGCCGGGCATCGACGACGCCAAGTTCCAGGAGTTGGCGGAAGGCGCCAAGGAGAACTGCCCGATCTCCAAGCTGCTCAAGCCGGGCGCCGAGATCAGCCTCAACGCGAAGCTGGCCTGA
- a CDS encoding metallopeptidase family protein has translation MYDVPVDMSRERFEELVGEALDEVPVELLSLMNNVVFLVEDLPPDGSDDLLGLYEGTALTDRGWDYAGTLPDRITIYRLPTLKVCDSEDDVVDEVAITVVHEIAHHFGIDDHRLHELGWG, from the coding sequence ATGTACGACGTGCCGGTCGACATGAGTCGTGAACGTTTTGAGGAGTTGGTCGGCGAGGCCCTCGACGAGGTCCCCGTCGAGCTGCTCTCCCTGATGAACAACGTGGTCTTCCTGGTCGAGGACCTGCCGCCGGACGGCAGTGACGACCTGCTGGGCCTGTACGAGGGGACCGCCCTCACCGACCGCGGCTGGGATTACGCCGGCACGCTGCCCGACCGGATCACCATCTACCGTCTGCCCACCCTGAAGGTCTGCGACTCCGAGGACGACGTGGTGGACGAGGTCGCCATCACCGTGGTGCACGAGATCGCCCACCATTTCGGCATCGACGACCACCGCCTGCACGAACTCGGTTGGGGCTGA
- the mobA gene encoding molybdenum cofactor guanylyltransferase — protein MGGFAAVVLAGGAARRMGGADKPTLPVGGQSMLTRVLAAVHDADPRVVVGRVPPDLPVQVHVTREEPPGGGPVAAAAAGLALVPENIAFTALLAADLPLLTGEAIDVLRLTMESAPMEGAVYRDAEGQLQVLCGVWRTASLRAAINRLAEERGSLHGAPVRALLANLRIAEVSWRRPGPPPWFDCDTDDDLRTAEEWAR, from the coding sequence GTGGGGGGATTTGCGGCGGTGGTACTGGCGGGCGGTGCGGCGCGGCGGATGGGTGGGGCCGACAAGCCGACCTTGCCCGTCGGCGGGCAGTCGATGCTGACCCGGGTGCTCGCGGCCGTGCACGACGCCGACCCGCGTGTCGTGGTCGGCCGGGTGCCACCCGACCTGCCGGTTCAGGTGCACGTGACACGGGAGGAGCCGCCGGGTGGCGGGCCGGTGGCCGCGGCCGCCGCGGGGCTGGCGCTGGTGCCGGAGAACATCGCTTTCACCGCGCTGCTCGCCGCCGATCTGCCGTTGCTGACCGGTGAGGCGATCGACGTGCTGCGGCTGACCATGGAGTCGGCGCCGATGGAGGGCGCGGTCTATCGGGACGCCGAGGGGCAGTTGCAGGTGTTGTGCGGGGTTTGGCGTACGGCGTCGTTGCGTGCCGCGATCAACCGCCTCGCCGAGGAGCGCGGCAGTCTGCACGGCGCGCCGGTGCGGGCCTTGCTGGCGAACCTGCGGATCGCCGAGGTGTCCTGGCGCCGGCCGGGGCCGCCGCCGTGGTTCGACTGCGACACCGACGACGACCTGCGGACGGCTGAGGAATGGGCGAGATGA
- the pheA gene encoding prephenate dehydratase: MPGTPPMRFAYLGPEGTFTEAALRTIPAAEHGVRTPARSVPEALEAVRSGEADAALVPLENSVGGAVPVTLDELITGSPLMITREVLLPVEFVLAARALTPLAEIRSIAAHPQASAQCRHWLRANAPDAVVVDVLSNAAAAISAAAGEYDAALCAPIGVSQHRLTVLAEKVADRAEAVTRFALLTRPGAPAGPTGDDVTSLAVSIRHDQVGALLAVLTELAVRGINLSRIESRPTGEQLGTYVFFLDCTGHVAEPRLGEALQGLRRICAEVRFLGSYAKHRLQPEPPVAAPAGLSDTDFADSAAWLTRIRAGELSL; encoded by the coding sequence ATGCCCGGTACGCCGCCCATGCGTTTCGCCTATCTCGGTCCGGAAGGCACCTTCACCGAGGCCGCCCTGCGCACCATCCCCGCGGCTGAGCACGGCGTGCGTACGCCGGCTCGCAGCGTCCCGGAAGCGCTGGAGGCGGTCCGGTCCGGTGAGGCCGACGCCGCCCTGGTCCCGCTGGAGAACTCGGTGGGCGGCGCCGTCCCGGTCACGCTCGACGAGCTGATCACCGGGAGTCCGCTGATGATCACGCGAGAGGTGCTGCTGCCGGTCGAGTTCGTCCTGGCCGCCCGGGCACTCACCCCGCTCGCCGAGATCCGGTCCATCGCCGCGCACCCGCAGGCCTCCGCCCAGTGCCGGCACTGGCTGCGGGCGAACGCGCCGGACGCCGTCGTCGTCGACGTGCTGTCCAACGCCGCGGCGGCGATCAGTGCGGCCGCCGGCGAGTACGACGCGGCCCTGTGCGCGCCGATCGGGGTGTCGCAGCACAGACTCACCGTGCTCGCCGAGAAGGTGGCCGACCGGGCCGAGGCGGTCACCCGCTTCGCGCTGCTGACCCGCCCCGGCGCACCGGCCGGGCCGACCGGTGACGACGTGACGTCGCTGGCCGTGTCGATCCGGCACGACCAGGTCGGCGCGTTGCTCGCGGTGCTCACCGAGCTCGCGGTGCGGGGCATCAACCTGTCCCGGATCGAGTCCCGGCCGACCGGTGAGCAGCTCGGGACGTACGTCTTCTTTCTGGACTGCACCGGGCACGTGGCCGAGCCCCGCCTCGGCGAGGCCCTCCAGGGCCTGCGCCGCATCTGTGCGGAGGTCCGCTTCCTCGGCAGCTACGCCAAGCACCGGCTTCAGCCGGAGCCGCCGGTGGCGGCCCCGGCCGGCCTCTCGGACACCGACTTCGCCGACTCAGCAGCCTGGCTGACCCGGATCCGCGCCGGCGAACTCAGCCTCTAG
- a CDS encoding AIM24 family protein → MRSELFSAENLEKESSQPGLRLQNSKLLKAELNGEFLARTGSMVAYQGQVQFEALGSGGIGKFLKQKLTGEGVPLMRVRGNGDVFLADNAADVHLIDLDQGDALSINGANVLAFDSTLQYDIKMVSGAGMMSSAGLFNCVFSGRGRIAVTTNGTPVVLNVDQPTYVDPQAAIAWSASLQTGYHRADQLGIGTLFGRSTGERFTMSFAGQGFVVVQPSELPPGGIAGLGNGQKSSSGGVLSSLFDD, encoded by the coding sequence ATGCGTAGCGAACTCTTCTCCGCCGAAAACCTCGAGAAGGAGTCCAGCCAACCCGGGCTCCGGCTGCAGAACTCCAAGTTGCTGAAGGCCGAGCTCAACGGTGAGTTCCTCGCTCGTACCGGGTCGATGGTCGCCTATCAGGGACAGGTCCAGTTCGAGGCGCTCGGGTCCGGTGGCATCGGCAAGTTCCTCAAGCAGAAGCTGACCGGCGAGGGCGTGCCGCTGATGCGGGTGCGCGGCAACGGCGACGTCTTCCTCGCCGACAACGCCGCCGACGTCCACTTGATCGATCTGGACCAGGGTGATGCCCTCTCGATCAACGGCGCCAACGTGCTGGCCTTCGACTCGACGCTGCAGTACGACATCAAGATGGTCTCCGGCGCCGGGATGATGTCCAGCGCCGGCCTGTTCAACTGCGTGTTCTCCGGGCGCGGCCGGATCGCGGTCACCACCAACGGAACGCCGGTGGTGCTCAACGTCGACCAGCCGACCTACGTCGACCCGCAGGCCGCGATCGCCTGGTCGGCGAGCCTGCAGACCGGGTACCACCGAGCCGACCAGCTGGGCATCGGCACGCTCTTCGGGCGCAGCACCGGCGAGCGGTTCACGATGAGCTTCGCCGGTCAGGGCTTCGTGGTCGTGCAGCCCTCCGAGCTGCCGCCGGGTGGCATCGCCGGTCTCGGCAACGGCCAGAAGAGCTCCAGCGGCGGCGTCCTGAGCAGCCTTTTTGACGACTAG
- a CDS encoding ACT domain-containing protein translates to MLDLDLLPGEYAVCRLPAGSTLPATLTTGPDDKSVISVTWGVDELSVICPNDRIPDGAEADTAWRCLRVAGLDLAMTGVLASLVGPLAEARVNIVTFSTYDTDYLLVPTVRLTEAVNTLTAAGHRIAG, encoded by the coding sequence ATGCTCGATCTAGACCTGTTACCGGGTGAATACGCGGTGTGTCGGCTTCCGGCCGGCTCGACCCTGCCCGCCACGCTCACGACAGGTCCGGACGACAAGAGCGTCATCTCGGTGACCTGGGGAGTCGACGAGCTCTCGGTGATCTGCCCGAACGATCGGATTCCCGATGGCGCCGAGGCCGACACCGCCTGGCGATGTCTTCGCGTGGCCGGTCTCGATCTGGCCATGACCGGTGTGCTGGCCTCCCTGGTCGGTCCGCTCGCCGAGGCGCGGGTCAACATCGTCACCTTCTCGACGTACGACACGGATTACCTGCTCGTGCCCACCGTGCGGCTGACCGAAGCGGTCAACACGCTCACCGCGGCCGGTCACCGTATCGCCGGCTGA
- a CDS encoding T3SS (YopN, CesT) and YbjN peptide-binding chaperone 1 — MTAEGAGETSEGVLLDEPTTADLKAKVTQAWREFASSLAGLVPELPPGAHVDITLDPTASGTGTAVYSVSIRVLPDGVVEALAVGNAELPPEFRMDRAAVADLVALGWSPPGVLAGSGDSFGLRSSQETATQLATVVSRTLRDVYGAPHPAFLVYLVHDEEDEPIDASPLGTARHEPSIEGDFGLDEDSLEAALANVTEDVVPLEERVRTVVATMSKTTVDQLQVDADGDVGIRAGSAMVFVRVRDNPPLVDVFSPILTEVEPTEQLYVKLSELTNRMPIGRLYCAQDTVWASIPVFGRNFQAIHLMLAVQVMTGLADELDDRLHGEFGGKRFFGEGDKPVPAKERPADDQHRPGMYL, encoded by the coding sequence ATGACGGCAGAAGGCGCCGGCGAAACGTCCGAGGGTGTGTTGCTTGACGAGCCCACCACGGCCGACCTGAAGGCCAAGGTGACCCAGGCGTGGCGTGAGTTCGCGAGTTCGCTGGCCGGCTTGGTGCCCGAGCTGCCGCCCGGTGCGCACGTCGACATCACTCTCGACCCCACCGCTTCCGGCACGGGCACCGCGGTCTACTCGGTGAGCATCCGCGTCCTGCCCGACGGCGTGGTCGAGGCGCTCGCCGTCGGCAACGCGGAGCTGCCCCCGGAGTTCCGGATGGACCGGGCGGCCGTCGCCGACCTGGTCGCGCTCGGCTGGTCACCCCCGGGGGTGCTGGCCGGCTCCGGTGACTCGTTCGGTCTGCGCTCGTCGCAGGAGACGGCGACCCAGCTCGCCACCGTGGTCTCCCGGACGCTGCGCGACGTCTACGGCGCACCTCACCCGGCCTTCCTCGTCTACCTGGTCCACGACGAGGAGGACGAGCCGATCGACGCCTCCCCGCTCGGGACCGCACGGCACGAGCCGAGCATCGAGGGCGACTTCGGCCTTGACGAAGACTCGCTCGAGGCGGCTCTGGCGAATGTGACCGAGGACGTCGTCCCGCTCGAGGAGCGGGTGCGCACGGTCGTCGCCACCATGTCGAAGACCACCGTCGACCAGCTGCAGGTCGACGCGGACGGCGACGTCGGCATCCGGGCCGGCTCGGCGATGGTGTTCGTCCGGGTCCGTGACAATCCGCCGCTGGTGGACGTCTTCTCGCCGATCCTGACCGAGGTCGAGCCCACGGAGCAGCTCTACGTGAAGCTCTCCGAGCTGACCAACCGGATGCCGATCGGTCGGCTGTACTGCGCGCAGGACACGGTCTGGGCGTCGATCCCGGTGTTCGGTCGCAACTTCCAGGCCATCCACCTCATGCTCGCCGTCCAGGTGATGACCGGTCTTGCCGACGAGCTGGACGATCGGCTGCACGGCGAGTTCGGCGGCAAGCGGTTCTTCGGCGAGGGTGACAAGCCGGTGCCGGCCAAGGAGCGTCCCGCGGACGATCAGCACCGCCCGGGGATGTACCTCTAG
- a CDS encoding Cof-type HAD-IIB family hydrolase: MAPFQLVATDIDGTLITSERTISQRTLDVLAQVPVPVVLVTGRPLRWLDQLYDQLPAPLPAVCANGAVIYDPHTDEVLRTESLPVDLLLDVTKRLRDTIPDVSLAVEVEDGRSFVHEPTWTIRWEHDHRVRVIASPEELTSVPAVKLLARSATADPDEFLELISTTLGGLAEATRSSSSALVEISAVGVTKAAGLAWLCEREGVTAEQVVAFGDMPNDIPMLSWAGRAVAMGNAHPALRAVADEVTLSNDEDGVADYLSRAFHL, encoded by the coding sequence ATGGCCCCTTTTCAGTTAGTCGCCACCGACATCGACGGCACGCTGATCACCAGCGAGCGCACCATCTCCCAGCGGACCCTCGACGTTCTGGCCCAGGTGCCTGTGCCCGTGGTCCTGGTGACCGGTCGCCCGCTGCGCTGGCTCGACCAGCTCTACGACCAGTTGCCGGCGCCGCTGCCCGCGGTCTGCGCGAACGGGGCGGTCATCTACGACCCGCACACCGACGAGGTCCTGCGCACCGAGTCCCTGCCGGTCGACCTGCTGCTGGACGTGACGAAACGCCTGCGCGACACGATTCCGGACGTCTCGCTGGCGGTCGAGGTGGAGGACGGGCGCTCGTTCGTGCACGAGCCGACCTGGACGATCCGCTGGGAGCACGACCACCGGGTGCGAGTGATCGCCTCGCCTGAGGAGCTCACCTCGGTCCCGGCGGTCAAGCTGCTGGCTCGTTCCGCGACCGCCGACCCCGACGAGTTCCTGGAGCTGATCAGCACCACGCTGGGCGGTCTGGCCGAGGCGACCCGCTCGTCCTCGTCCGCGCTCGTGGAGATCTCCGCGGTCGGCGTCACCAAGGCGGCCGGGCTGGCCTGGCTCTGCGAGCGCGAGGGTGTCACGGCCGAACAGGTCGTCGCCTTCGGCGACATGCCCAACGACATCCCGATGCTCAGCTGGGCCGGCCGCGCGGTCGCCATGGGCAACGCCCACCCCGCACTGCGCGCGGTCGCCGACGAGGTCACCCTCTCCAACGACGAGGACGGCGTGGCTGACTATTTGAGTCGCGCTTTCCACCTCTGA
- the ddaH gene encoding dimethylargininase — translation MNHIERLPRNRTYLMCPPEHFTVEYAINPWMDTSAAVDAALALKQWEMLRTTLTDLGHLVHVLDARPGLPDMVYSANGAFSVDGTVYGARFKHPQRADEAPAHQAFYATSGGWKFVAPEHVNEGEGDFAYLPAAYGGIVLAGYGFRTDPAAHAEAQEVLGRPVISLKLVDPAFYHLDTALAALDDRHVTYYPGAFSPASQQILAQLFPDAVLADRADAEAFGLNLVSDGRHVILNTEAVAMGHKVREAGYLPVHVDLSELKRGGGSVKCAVAELRS, via the coding sequence ATGAACCACATCGAGCGCTTGCCGCGAAACCGGACATACCTCATGTGTCCCCCCGAGCATTTCACGGTCGAGTACGCGATCAACCCGTGGATGGACACCTCGGCCGCGGTGGACGCCGCGCTGGCGCTCAAGCAGTGGGAGATGCTGCGCACCACCCTCACCGATCTCGGGCACCTGGTGCACGTGCTGGACGCCCGGCCCGGCCTGCCCGACATGGTCTATTCGGCGAACGGCGCGTTCTCGGTCGACGGCACCGTCTACGGCGCCCGCTTCAAGCATCCGCAGCGTGCCGACGAGGCCCCCGCTCACCAGGCGTTCTACGCGACCTCCGGCGGGTGGAAGTTCGTCGCACCCGAGCACGTCAACGAAGGCGAGGGCGACTTCGCGTACCTCCCGGCGGCCTACGGCGGCATCGTCCTCGCCGGCTACGGCTTCCGCACCGACCCGGCCGCGCACGCCGAGGCGCAGGAGGTGCTCGGCCGCCCGGTGATCTCGCTGAAGCTGGTCGACCCGGCCTTCTACCACCTGGACACCGCGCTGGCCGCCCTCGACGACCGCCACGTCACGTACTACCCGGGCGCCTTCTCCCCGGCCTCCCAGCAGATTCTCGCCCAGCTCTTCCCGGACGCCGTGCTGGCCGACCGCGCCGACGCCGAGGCCTTCGGGCTGAACCTGGTCAGCGACGGCCGCCACGTGATTCTCAACACGGAAGCCGTCGCGATGGGCCACAAGGTGCGCGAAGCCGGTTACCTGCCGGTCCACGTGGACCTCTCCGAGCTGAAGAGGGGTGGCGGAAGTGTCAAATGTGCCGTAGCCGAACTTCGGTCGTGA